In Pseudovibrio brasiliensis, the following are encoded in one genomic region:
- a CDS encoding LysR family transcriptional regulator: MKLLRNNLLEAFCAVVECGGFSEAQFRLGISQSAISCRIRDLEIALGYRVCERGRSGFQLTERGKIAYEKACEIIRMVEDFDAELLELRGTITGQLRIGIVDTVISLPGFPLVPALQRFFSKENDVNLEIVVTSPNDLKEGLITGSLHIALAPFKRKRDELEYIKVCSENHFLYCGREHELFDAGKDEISPEILSNHAVCQRSYDMIVARDAKTPEPKAIVTNMEAAAALILSGKFLGVLPDHYATQWVETGNMRLLEHPNLTWTSEFYVASRKSQSHRQAVEWFIKALLHDGVV, encoded by the coding sequence ATGAAACTTCTCAGAAACAATCTCCTGGAAGCATTTTGTGCTGTGGTGGAATGTGGTGGTTTTTCAGAGGCTCAGTTCCGATTGGGGATCTCTCAATCCGCCATCAGTTGCCGGATCCGAGATCTGGAAATTGCGCTGGGATATCGCGTGTGTGAGCGCGGGCGCAGTGGCTTTCAGCTGACCGAGCGCGGAAAGATCGCCTATGAGAAAGCCTGCGAAATCATCCGGATGGTTGAGGACTTTGATGCGGAGCTTCTGGAGCTGCGCGGTACCATCACCGGGCAGTTGCGCATTGGCATCGTGGATACGGTGATCAGCCTGCCGGGCTTTCCGCTTGTGCCTGCATTGCAGCGGTTCTTTTCAAAGGAAAACGACGTCAATCTGGAGATCGTGGTTACCTCTCCCAATGATCTGAAAGAGGGCCTGATCACCGGCAGTCTGCATATTGCGTTGGCGCCGTTTAAACGAAAACGGGATGAGCTGGAGTACATCAAGGTCTGCAGCGAGAACCACTTTCTCTACTGTGGCCGCGAGCATGAGTTATTTGATGCAGGCAAGGATGAGATCTCGCCGGAAATCCTGAGTAATCATGCTGTGTGCCAACGCTCTTACGATATGATTGTCGCGCGTGATGCCAAAACACCTGAGCCCAAGGCAATAGTGACGAACATGGAAGCTGCTGCCGCGCTTATTCTGAGCGGGAAGTTTCTGGGCGTTCTACCGGACCACTATGCAACGCAGTGGGTCGAAACCGGCAATATGCGCTTGCTAGAACACCCTAACCTGACGTGGACCTCAGAATTTTACGTGGCCTCTCGCAAATCCCAGTCTCACAGACAGGCCGTAGAATGGTTCATCAAGGCCTTGCTGCATGACGGGGTGGTTTAG
- a CDS encoding GcvT family protein, whose translation MSAFPSKAKVVIVGAGGIVGASVIHHLIENGWDDIVGIDKSGIPTDIGSTAHASDFCYATSHDLLTCWTTMYSMDFYEKMGHYARIGGLEVARVGDDERMAELKRRVDSGKAFGTNVKIISAAEAKEKFPLLEEDQIQGAMWDPDAGLVVPRSQTVAGKLIDQGVDSGCLKIFANTSALELVTDDGRITGVVTERGTIHADHVVVCAGLWGRLIAEMAGEDLPVMPVDHPLTFFGPYNEFEGTGAEIGMPLLRDQGNSAYMRDTGDPKSTEGGQIEWGYYYEENPRLVHPREILEKDQARLSPSQRDLVLEDVIEPLEKAMELTPVLAELGFNESHSFNGLLQTSIDGGPSMGESRKLRGLWYAVGIWIKDGPGMGKLIADWMTHGKTHIDHNSVDFSRFNEFQLNEQYIHDRCWETAKKIYNPPVHPREPFANARGIRRSPFYEREVELGGYFMELGGWERAHGYAANEHLLVKHGNRVPERENEWDNRHFWRVSNAEHLEMSEDCGLINLSHFHLTDISGPDHVMLMEWLCAAKIGGDTNIGKGIYTHMLDDDGNVRADFTVFRMEDRCRLVNGADAGPRDLVYMQRVADDNGWDVTITDVTEAYTTIGIWGPNARENLQKVVDDPDALSVENFPFAAIREITIAGKTVSAFRISYVGEQGWELHMRYEDGLAVWDALREIGVIAVGVETYANSRRVEKSLRLQNADLHTQYNLFEADLARPKVKAAEFRGKEKHVAYRAREAQPAMLCTLVMTDNIDKEGVARFPVGNLPVMHPETGETLMDELGRRSYTTSIAFGPSIGKNIALAYLPKEYCEEGRKLEVSYFDEVYPVEVVGIGYAPLYDPENLKPRS comes from the coding sequence ATGTCCGCATTTCCAAGCAAAGCGAAAGTTGTGATTGTTGGCGCTGGCGGCATTGTTGGAGCCTCGGTCATTCATCACCTCATCGAGAACGGATGGGACGACATTGTTGGCATCGATAAGTCGGGGATTCCGACAGATATCGGGTCCACGGCGCACGCCTCCGACTTCTGCTATGCCACCAGCCACGATCTGCTGACCTGCTGGACCACCATGTACTCTATGGATTTTTACGAGAAGATGGGCCACTACGCGCGGATCGGTGGTTTGGAAGTGGCCCGTGTGGGTGATGATGAACGCATGGCGGAGCTGAAGCGGCGGGTGGATTCCGGCAAGGCGTTTGGCACCAATGTGAAGATCATCAGCGCAGCAGAAGCAAAAGAGAAGTTCCCGCTTCTGGAAGAAGACCAGATCCAGGGCGCCATGTGGGATCCGGATGCAGGCCTTGTGGTACCGCGCTCGCAGACCGTTGCGGGCAAGCTGATTGATCAGGGCGTAGACAGCGGCTGCTTGAAGATTTTCGCCAACACCTCCGCGCTGGAACTGGTGACAGATGATGGTCGTATCACCGGCGTGGTGACAGAGCGCGGTACGATCCATGCGGATCATGTGGTGGTGTGTGCCGGGCTGTGGGGCCGTCTGATTGCAGAGATGGCGGGTGAGGACCTGCCCGTCATGCCGGTGGATCACCCCCTCACCTTTTTTGGCCCTTACAACGAGTTTGAAGGCACCGGCGCCGAGATCGGCATGCCGCTTTTGAGGGATCAGGGCAATTCAGCCTATATGCGTGATACGGGCGATCCGAAGAGCACTGAGGGTGGCCAGATCGAATGGGGTTACTATTACGAAGAAAACCCTCGCCTTGTGCATCCACGTGAGATTTTGGAGAAAGATCAGGCCCGCCTGTCCCCGTCTCAGCGGGATCTGGTGCTCGAAGACGTGATTGAACCGCTTGAGAAAGCCATGGAGCTGACGCCAGTTCTGGCAGAGCTGGGGTTCAACGAAAGCCATTCCTTCAACGGTCTGTTGCAAACGTCCATTGATGGCGGCCCGTCCATGGGTGAAAGCCGTAAGCTGCGCGGGCTTTGGTATGCGGTTGGCATCTGGATCAAGGACGGTCCGGGTATGGGCAAGCTGATTGCCGACTGGATGACCCATGGCAAGACCCATATCGACCACAACTCCGTCGATTTTTCCCGGTTCAACGAGTTCCAGCTGAACGAGCAGTACATTCATGATCGCTGCTGGGAAACAGCGAAGAAGATCTACAACCCACCAGTTCATCCGCGTGAGCCGTTTGCCAATGCACGCGGTATCCGGCGCTCGCCGTTTTATGAGCGTGAGGTTGAGCTGGGCGGATACTTCATGGAACTGGGTGGTTGGGAACGTGCGCACGGGTATGCGGCCAACGAACACTTGCTGGTTAAGCATGGTAATCGGGTGCCTGAGCGCGAGAATGAATGGGACAACCGGCATTTCTGGCGGGTTTCCAATGCTGAGCATCTGGAGATGAGTGAGGATTGCGGCCTCATCAACCTCTCACACTTCCATCTCACGGATATTTCCGGTCCGGATCATGTCATGCTTATGGAGTGGTTGTGTGCTGCGAAAATTGGCGGTGACACCAACATCGGTAAAGGCATTTACACCCACATGCTGGACGATGATGGCAATGTGCGTGCGGACTTTACGGTGTTTCGTATGGAAGATCGTTGCCGCTTAGTGAATGGCGCTGATGCGGGGCCACGTGATCTTGTTTATATGCAGCGCGTTGCGGATGATAACGGCTGGGACGTGACCATTACCGATGTGACTGAGGCGTACACCACCATTGGCATCTGGGGGCCGAACGCCCGTGAGAACCTGCAGAAGGTGGTTGATGATCCCGACGCTTTGAGCGTGGAGAACTTCCCATTTGCAGCCATCCGCGAGATTACCATTGCAGGCAAAACGGTTTCAGCGTTCCGCATTTCCTATGTGGGTGAGCAAGGCTGGGAGCTGCATATGCGCTATGAGGATGGGCTTGCCGTATGGGATGCCCTTCGTGAGATTGGAGTGATTGCGGTTGGCGTTGAGACCTACGCAAACTCTCGCCGTGTTGAAAAATCCCTGCGCCTGCAAAATGCTGATCTGCATACGCAGTACAATCTGTTTGAAGCTGATCTGGCCCGTCCGAAGGTGAAGGCTGCTGAGTTCCGGGGCAAGGAGAAGCATGTTGCGTATCGTGCTCGTGAGGCTCAGCCGGCGATGCTCTGCACTTTGGTGATGACAGACAACATCGACAAGGAGGGAGTGGCCCGCTTCCCGGTTGGCAATCTGCCCGTCATGCATCCAGAGACGGGTGAGACCCTGATGGATGAACTGGGTCGGCGTTCCTACACAACCTCCATCGCCTTTGGTCCGAGCATCGGCAAAAACATCGCTCTCGCTTACCTGCCCAAAGAGTACTGCGAGGAAGGCCGTAAGCTTGAAGTCTCTTACTTCGATGAGGTGTATCCAGTAGAAGTGGTCGGCATCGGCTACGCTCCGCTGTATGACCCGGAGAACCTGAAACCGCGAAGCTGA
- the speB gene encoding agmatinase — MSEHGYASGRLNLPFVGISTFGKKEYVWDWDAIDADVAVLGAPFDFGAQWRSGARFGPRAVREASTLFSFGHAGAYDHEDDATYLGGDVRIVDIGDADIIHTKTEESHANIQVGVKKILDAGALPVVIGGDHSINIPCIRAFEEDCAKNGPIHVIQIDAHLDFVDERHGVTEGHGNPMRRAIEKDYVSGMTQLGIRNVSSTAKEGYDDARARGSDILSVRQVRELGPEAVLSRIPEGARYYVTIDIDAFCPSIASGTGTPSHGGFQYYDVLEILQGLSKRGDVVGMDLVEVAPAYDPSDSTQILAAQLLLNFIGFIFHNKKS; from the coding sequence ATGTCTGAACATGGATATGCGTCCGGGCGTTTGAACCTACCATTTGTCGGCATCTCAACCTTTGGCAAAAAAGAGTACGTATGGGATTGGGATGCCATTGATGCAGACGTAGCTGTCCTCGGTGCACCATTTGATTTTGGTGCCCAGTGGCGCTCCGGTGCACGCTTTGGCCCACGTGCTGTCCGCGAAGCATCCACGCTGTTTTCCTTCGGTCACGCGGGGGCTTACGACCATGAGGATGATGCGACTTATCTGGGCGGTGATGTCCGTATCGTTGATATTGGAGATGCAGATATCATTCATACGAAAACGGAGGAAAGCCACGCAAACATTCAGGTCGGCGTCAAGAAAATCCTGGATGCAGGCGCGCTGCCTGTGGTGATCGGCGGAGACCACTCCATCAATATCCCATGCATTCGCGCGTTTGAGGAAGACTGTGCCAAGAACGGTCCAATCCATGTCATTCAGATCGATGCACATCTGGACTTCGTAGATGAACGCCACGGCGTGACTGAGGGCCACGGCAACCCGATGCGCCGCGCGATTGAGAAAGACTACGTTTCCGGCATGACCCAGCTGGGCATCCGAAACGTTTCCTCAACCGCCAAAGAAGGCTACGACGATGCCCGTGCAAGAGGATCTGACATCCTGTCTGTTCGTCAGGTGCGTGAGCTGGGTCCGGAAGCTGTGCTCAGCCGCATTCCGGAAGGCGCACGTTATTATGTGACCATTGATATCGACGCGTTCTGTCCGTCCATAGCATCCGGCACCGGCACCCCAAGCCATGGCGGCTTCCAGTACTACGATGTTCTGGAAATCCTGCAGGGCCTCAGCAAACGCGGCGATGTGGTTGGCATGGATCTGGTGGAAGTAGCCCCAGCATACGACCCGTCAGATTCAACCCAGATCCTTGCTGCCCAACTCCTCCTCAACTTCATCGGCTTCATCTTCCATAACAAGAAGAGCTGA
- a CDS encoding GlxA family transcriptional regulator produces MTQATSQPTTALRKPVARQEKTRLSVGFILAKRFTLCAFANFVDVLRLAADEGDRSRPILCNWTVLSDTMDPIPSSSGISVHPKERLGDPRRFNYIVVVGGLIEDGTDLSAGYQNFLQEAAAAGVPLVGVCTGAFLLHRAGLLDGYRSCVSWFSHSDFKEQFDGLDPVTDQIFVVDRDRLTCAGGVSSAHLAAYLVDKHVGTAHANKSLHIMIIDDAHQAEKPQPGIPLDLKTQNPIVQRALHIMQQNIDAPISIQEIAQRMGKSKRQIERYFRLSLETSPQVAFLNIRLDLARHLVLTSQKSVAQIAVDCGFCDSSHLSRMFRRRYGCTPQVLRGLPAPQEQVA; encoded by the coding sequence ATGACACAAGCGACCTCGCAACCGACCACCGCGCTTCGCAAACCTGTTGCCAGGCAGGAGAAAACCCGCTTGTCCGTGGGCTTCATCCTCGCCAAACGCTTCACACTTTGCGCCTTTGCCAACTTTGTGGATGTGCTGCGCCTTGCCGCCGATGAAGGTGATCGCAGTCGCCCGATCCTGTGCAACTGGACGGTTCTCTCCGACACCATGGACCCGATCCCATCAAGCAGTGGCATCTCCGTGCATCCAAAGGAACGGCTGGGAGACCCGCGCAGGTTCAACTACATCGTTGTCGTTGGTGGTCTCATTGAAGACGGCACAGATCTGAGTGCGGGCTATCAGAACTTTTTGCAGGAAGCTGCCGCTGCCGGAGTGCCGCTTGTGGGCGTTTGCACCGGCGCATTCCTTCTGCACCGCGCCGGATTGCTGGATGGATACCGCAGCTGCGTCAGTTGGTTCAGCCATTCTGATTTCAAAGAACAGTTCGACGGGCTTGATCCGGTCACCGATCAGATCTTCGTTGTCGACAGAGATCGCCTGACGTGCGCAGGTGGTGTCAGCTCTGCGCATCTGGCTGCCTATCTGGTGGACAAACATGTAGGCACGGCACATGCCAACAAAAGCCTGCATATCATGATCATCGATGATGCCCATCAGGCCGAAAAGCCCCAACCTGGTATCCCGCTGGATCTCAAAACACAGAACCCCATTGTGCAACGCGCGCTGCACATCATGCAGCAAAACATTGATGCCCCGATCTCCATTCAGGAAATTGCGCAGCGCATGGGTAAGAGCAAGCGGCAGATTGAGCGCTACTTCCGCCTGTCTTTGGAAACCTCACCACAAGTCGCGTTCCTCAACATCCGGTTGGACCTTGCTCGCCATCTCGTTCTCACCAGCCAGAAGTCCGTGGCTCAAATCGCGGTCGACTGTGGGTTCTGCGATTCATCCCACCTCAGCCGCATGTTCCGCCGCCGATATGGCTGTACCCCGCAGGTCTTGCGCGGCCTGCCAGCCCCACAGGAGCAGGTCGCCTGA
- a CDS encoding Lrp/AsnC family transcriptional regulator has protein sequence MKQNQIAKHIYDDLDRQLIGLLRQDGRAPVSKLSQIMGVSRATVQARMDRLLETGALLGFTARVREDYDSGEIRAVMMIEVMGRNTSQVIQKLRGLPELQVLHTTSGKWDLVTDIRVENLSEFDRVLREVRLIEGVMNSETSILLSSV, from the coding sequence ATGAAGCAAAACCAGATTGCGAAACACATATATGACGACCTTGACAGGCAACTGATCGGTCTGTTGCGTCAGGATGGGCGTGCTCCGGTTTCAAAACTCTCTCAGATTATGGGTGTCTCAAGGGCGACCGTGCAGGCACGCATGGATCGCCTTCTGGAGACGGGAGCGCTTCTTGGGTTTACTGCCCGAGTGCGCGAAGATTATGACAGCGGTGAAATCAGAGCGGTCATGATGATCGAGGTGATGGGTCGCAACACCTCGCAAGTCATTCAAAAACTTCGCGGTTTGCCAGAGCTTCAGGTGCTGCACACCACAAGTGGAAAATGGGATCTGGTCACAGATATCCGTGTCGAAAACCTCTCGGAGTTCGATCGCGTGTTGCGCGAAGTACGCCTGATTGAAGGCGTCATGAACAGCGAAACCAGCATCCTCCTCTCAAGCGTCTAA
- a CDS encoding TRAP transporter small permease, whose translation MEPRSVPFKLLGKVDGIICKIEVFILSWGIIAMAVNTIANVFGRYVFHQSIYFSEELNEFLIVIITFMGLGYATRKGIHIRMSAIYDALPKKMRKILMILITIMTATMMAILTWYAVEYVAKVASRGRVTPALQVPLYLTYIWVVIGLALATLQYLLTALRNLNLAEEEIYVSYLEVDSYEDPETAAAVARFVEKEEGAAK comes from the coding sequence ATGGAACCCCGTTCTGTCCCCTTTAAGCTCCTCGGGAAAGTTGACGGCATAATCTGCAAGATTGAGGTCTTCATCCTCAGTTGGGGCATCATCGCCATGGCCGTAAACACCATCGCGAATGTGTTCGGGCGCTATGTCTTTCATCAGTCGATCTACTTTTCAGAGGAACTCAATGAGTTCTTGATCGTCATCATCACGTTCATGGGACTGGGCTATGCCACGCGAAAGGGCATCCATATTCGCATGTCCGCCATCTACGATGCATTGCCAAAAAAGATGCGCAAGATCCTGATGATCCTGATCACGATCATGACCGCAACAATGATGGCCATCCTGACTTGGTACGCCGTTGAATATGTTGCCAAAGTCGCCAGCCGTGGCCGGGTCACACCAGCGCTGCAGGTGCCGCTTTATCTCACCTACATCTGGGTAGTGATCGGCCTTGCTCTGGCAACCTTGCAATATCTCCTGACAGCCCTACGCAACCTGAATCTGGCTGAGGAAGAGATCTACGTCTCCTATCTGGAAGTGGACAGCTACGAAGACCCGGAAACAGCCGCTGCTGTGGCGCGCTTCGTGGAAAAAGAAGAGGGGGCAGCAAAATGA
- a CDS encoding TRAP transporter large permease has translation MTELMLTVMIALLLFGFPMKMPLISAAFIGFLIYFPNFSPQILIQQMIGGVKPSALVAVPMFILAADIITRGHSADRLIDVVMRFMGHIKGGLAISVTSACALFGAVCGSTQATVVAVGGAMRPRMLKSGYSDSFTIGLIVNAADLAYLIPPSIGMIIYGVVSGTSISQLFIAGIVPGLIIVAFFSAYCMWHAYKHDIPVLERSDWGERLTAVRRAVWPMGFPVIIVGGIYGGVFSPTEAAAICVLYAVVLEALIFRSIRLRDLPDIALSTGAITSVVFILIAAGAAFSWTLSFAQVPQTIISSLGLNEAGPMLTLTAIILAFFIGCMFVDSIVVILILVPIFAPLIKSTGLDPVLVGVLITLQVAIGAATPPFGCNLFTAIAVFRRPFVDVVRGVPPFLLILLLTTALVMAFPQIALFLPELAYR, from the coding sequence ATGACAGAACTTATGCTCACGGTCATGATCGCTCTGCTGCTCTTCGGCTTCCCCATGAAGATGCCGCTCATTTCGGCAGCGTTCATAGGCTTTCTGATCTACTTTCCAAACTTCAGTCCGCAAATCCTGATCCAGCAGATGATTGGCGGCGTCAAGCCATCCGCCTTGGTGGCCGTGCCCATGTTCATCCTTGCCGCTGACATCATCACGCGAGGCCATTCAGCTGATCGCCTGATTGATGTGGTGATGCGGTTCATGGGGCATATCAAAGGCGGTCTGGCCATCTCAGTCACCAGCGCTTGCGCGTTGTTCGGGGCGGTCTGTGGCTCAACACAGGCCACCGTGGTGGCAGTTGGTGGTGCCATGCGTCCGCGCATGCTCAAGTCCGGCTATTCAGACAGCTTCACCATCGGCCTCATCGTCAATGCAGCTGATCTGGCCTACCTGATCCCGCCGTCTATCGGCATGATCATTTACGGCGTTGTGTCAGGCACATCGATCTCCCAGCTCTTCATCGCAGGGATCGTACCTGGATTGATCATCGTGGCGTTTTTTTCTGCCTACTGCATGTGGCATGCCTATAAGCATGACATTCCGGTGCTGGAACGCTCAGACTGGGGTGAACGACTGACGGCCGTCAGACGCGCCGTCTGGCCCATGGGCTTCCCGGTCATCATCGTCGGCGGCATCTATGGTGGTGTCTTCTCACCAACAGAAGCCGCAGCCATCTGCGTGCTCTATGCGGTTGTTCTGGAAGCGTTGATCTTCAGATCCATCCGCCTGCGGGACCTGCCGGACATAGCTCTCTCAACGGGCGCAATCACCTCCGTGGTGTTCATCCTGATCGCGGCTGGCGCGGCGTTCTCATGGACCCTGTCTTTTGCGCAGGTGCCACAAACCATCATCAGCTCACTCGGCCTCAACGAAGCCGGTCCAATGCTTACGCTGACGGCGATCATTCTGGCCTTCTTTATCGGCTGCATGTTTGTCGATTCAATCGTAGTGATTTTGATCCTGGTGCCGATCTTCGCACCGCTCATCAAGTCCACGGGTCTGGATCCGGTTTTGGTCGGTGTTCTCATCACACTGCAGGTCGCCATCGGGGCAGCAACACCGCCATTCGGCTGCAATCTGTTCACAGCTATTGCTGTGTTCCGCAGACCGTTTGTCGATGTTGTGCGCGGCGTGCCGCCATTCCTGCTGATCCTGCTGCTGACCACGGCACTGGTGATGGCGTTCCCACAAATTGCGTTGTTCCTCCCGGAACTCGCCTACAGATAA
- the purU gene encoding formyltetrahydrofolate deformylase, with protein MSETTFILRFTCVDQPGIVSTVTSALASRGANIVEANQFCDRKTNQFFLRVAVRVPENIDKAALELAMSPALDRFKMRLKVEDFSRRPKIIIMVSRFDHALLHLLYQIKVGWLDAEVVAIVSNHADSQGVADHEGIPFHHWPITKQNKLEQEAKLSELIESTNAELVVLARYMQVLTDEMSSKFFGMIINIHHSFLPSFKGAKPYHQAHDRGVKLIGATAHYVTPDLDEGPIIEQETERVTHGMTAEDFVATGRDIESRVLARAVKFHLEGRVMLNDNSTVVFTS; from the coding sequence GTGAGTGAGACCACCTTCATCCTCCGCTTCACCTGTGTTGATCAGCCGGGCATTGTTTCGACAGTGACCTCTGCATTGGCGTCCCGCGGCGCGAATATTGTTGAAGCGAACCAGTTCTGTGATCGCAAGACCAACCAGTTTTTCCTCCGTGTTGCCGTGCGTGTGCCTGAAAACATCGACAAGGCCGCTCTGGAACTGGCCATGTCGCCTGCGCTCGATCGTTTCAAGATGCGGCTGAAGGTGGAGGATTTCTCGCGGCGACCGAAGATCATCATCATGGTCTCCAGATTTGATCATGCGCTGCTGCATCTGCTCTATCAGATCAAAGTGGGCTGGCTGGATGCGGAGGTTGTCGCAATCGTCTCTAACCATGCGGACAGTCAGGGCGTTGCCGATCATGAAGGCATTCCGTTCCACCACTGGCCGATCACCAAACAGAACAAGCTTGAGCAGGAAGCCAAGCTGTCGGAACTAATTGAAAGCACCAATGCCGAACTTGTGGTGCTGGCGCGTTACATGCAGGTGCTGACGGATGAGATGTCGAGCAAGTTCTTTGGCATGATCATCAACATTCACCACTCGTTCCTGCCAAGCTTCAAAGGCGCGAAGCCCTACCATCAAGCGCATGATCGCGGTGTGAAACTGATCGGAGCGACGGCGCATTACGTGACGCCGGATCTGGATGAAGGGCCGATCATCGAGCAAGAAACCGAGCGCGTGACCCACGGTATGACGGCGGAAGATTTCGTGGCAACAGGCCGCGATATTGAATCGCGCGTGCTGGCCCGGGCGGTCAAGTTCCATCTGGAAGGCCGGGTCATGCTCAACGACAACAGCACCGTCGTCTTCACCTCTTAA
- the dctP gene encoding TRAP transporter substrate-binding protein DctP has product MSSILKSLKAMTAAMVLSAAPLSAHAEDWKFAIEEIPGSIMDAYAQEFKKRIEAKTNGDVTITIFPMGTLGTPTDTVEQATDGLIQFTNVSIGNLGTIVPESQIFLLPYLFPSDAKAVSDILNNSKTIYGDLNDDFRKRGLEVLTMYSEGPQVWTTNKEIRNPDDFSNFKMRVMVSPILLETYKNMGASPTPLPFGEVFGALQLGAVDGQVNPVPTIEEMKFYEVTDYLIWAGEQELVTTVVAGTDWFDTLSPDRQQLVRETMASMSGFIDGVVTDFNQKRLDIIKSSKPDINLVVLSEEERDVFRARSEATESAYVDAAGDRGKVLLDALRTEIASTHQ; this is encoded by the coding sequence ATGAGCTCAATTCTTAAGTCGCTAAAAGCAATGACTGCTGCAATGGTTCTGAGTGCTGCACCGCTCAGCGCCCATGCGGAAGACTGGAAGTTCGCTATTGAAGAAATTCCTGGCTCCATCATGGATGCGTACGCGCAGGAGTTCAAAAAACGTATTGAAGCCAAAACCAACGGGGATGTGACCATCACAATCTTCCCAATGGGCACACTTGGCACACCAACGGACACGGTGGAACAGGCAACGGACGGGCTGATCCAGTTCACCAACGTCTCTATTGGCAATCTGGGCACCATCGTCCCGGAAAGTCAGATTTTCCTGCTGCCTTATCTGTTCCCTTCTGATGCCAAGGCAGTCTCTGACATTCTGAACAACTCCAAGACCATTTACGGTGATCTGAACGATGATTTCCGCAAGCGTGGTCTGGAAGTTCTGACCATGTACTCCGAAGGGCCACAGGTCTGGACGACGAACAAGGAAATCAGAAACCCGGATGATTTCTCCAACTTCAAGATGCGTGTGATGGTCTCTCCAATTCTGCTGGAGACCTACAAGAACATGGGCGCCAGCCCAACACCGCTGCCATTTGGCGAAGTGTTCGGCGCATTGCAGCTTGGCGCCGTTGATGGACAGGTCAACCCGGTCCCGACCATCGAGGAAATGAAGTTCTATGAAGTGACCGATTACCTCATCTGGGCAGGTGAGCAAGAGCTGGTCACCACTGTTGTTGCCGGCACAGATTGGTTTGACACACTCTCGCCAGATCGTCAGCAACTGGTCCGGGAAACCATGGCCAGCATGTCCGGCTTCATCGATGGTGTTGTCACAGACTTCAACCAGAAACGCCTCGATATCATCAAGTCCAGCAAGCCGGATATCAATCTCGTTGTTCTGTCAGAAGAAGAGCGTGATGTCTTCCGCGCCCGCAGCGAAGCAACCGAAAGCGCGTATGTGGATGCAGCCGGGGATCGCGGCAAAGTTCTGCTCGATGCTCTGAGAACTGAGATCGCGTCAACTCATCAATAA